A single Thermoleophilia bacterium DNA region contains:
- a CDS encoding ATP-binding cassette domain-containing protein, producing MALLFDHLNFAYDSSPTDLIHDLTAHIPTGWTGVVGVNGAGKTTLLELATGRLTPVTGSVRRRDPAVYCAQRTDAAPAELPQFAADLGARAHTLRRQLGVDDEWSARWATLSHGERKRAQLAVALWAEPAVLAVDEPTNHLDEDATRLIAAALKAYRGVGLLVSHDRALLDALCTQCIFFEGSGSIRLRPGNYSCGDAERQREIAHVRREHDVAAAELNRLRREQTARRAAADAAHGKRSGRDLERHDSDGRERLRLAILSGKDGRAGRSLKQIERRVDRARESVDALRPQKLEHAGIWLHTEPSPRATLVSLPGGRLELGPGRQLTFPALALGPTDRVALTGPNGSGKSSLVRHILERLQSQPHGVPAERLVYIPQEISAGECVAALAAVKATAAHTRGRLMAVVSRLNSQPQRLLDSRLPSPGEARKLLFALGVVRTPYIVIMDEPTNHLDLPAIQCLEDALIDIPCALLLVSHDRRFLGRLCQTEWRLRPSGDAVDLEVRRLEGR from the coding sequence TTGGCCCTTCTCTTCGACCACCTCAACTTCGCCTACGACAGCTCGCCCACCGATCTGATCCACGATCTCACCGCGCACATCCCGACCGGATGGACCGGCGTCGTGGGCGTCAACGGCGCCGGCAAGACGACCCTGCTGGAGCTGGCCACCGGTCGCCTCACGCCGGTCACGGGAAGCGTGCGCCGGCGCGACCCCGCCGTCTACTGCGCACAACGCACCGACGCCGCGCCGGCAGAGCTGCCACAATTCGCCGCCGATCTCGGCGCCCGCGCACACACGTTGCGGCGGCAGCTCGGCGTCGACGACGAATGGTCGGCACGCTGGGCGACCCTCAGCCACGGCGAGCGCAAGCGTGCCCAGCTCGCCGTGGCCCTGTGGGCAGAGCCAGCCGTTCTCGCCGTCGACGAGCCGACGAACCATCTCGACGAGGATGCCACCCGGCTCATCGCGGCCGCCCTCAAGGCCTATCGCGGCGTGGGCCTCCTCGTGAGCCACGACCGCGCGCTGCTCGACGCCCTCTGTACGCAGTGCATCTTCTTTGAAGGATCCGGCAGCATCCGCCTGCGCCCCGGCAACTACTCCTGCGGCGATGCCGAACGCCAGCGGGAGATCGCGCACGTACGTCGCGAGCACGACGTCGCCGCGGCGGAGCTCAATCGCTTACGTCGCGAGCAGACGGCGCGGCGAGCGGCTGCGGACGCCGCCCACGGCAAGCGGTCCGGCCGTGATCTCGAGCGTCACGACAGCGACGGCAGGGAGCGCCTGCGCCTGGCCATCCTGTCGGGCAAGGACGGCCGAGCCGGGCGCTCCCTCAAGCAGATCGAGCGCCGCGTCGACCGAGCTCGCGAGAGCGTCGACGCGCTTAGGCCGCAGAAGCTCGAACACGCGGGGATCTGGCTACATACCGAGCCCAGTCCCCGCGCCACGCTCGTGTCGTTGCCCGGCGGCAGGCTGGAGCTCGGACCGGGGCGCCAGCTTACCTTCCCGGCACTCGCGCTCGGCCCCACCGATCGCGTGGCCCTCACAGGGCCGAACGGCAGCGGGAAGTCGAGCCTCGTGCGTCACATCCTCGAGCGGCTGCAGTCACAGCCGCACGGCGTCCCTGCCGAGCGCCTGGTGTACATCCCACAGGAGATCTCCGCCGGGGAATGCGTGGCGGCGCTCGCCGCCGTCAAAGCCACCGCGGCGCACACACGCGGCCGGCTGATGGCCGTCGTCAGCAGACTGAACTCACAGCCGCAGCGACTGCTCGACAGCCGGCTCCCCAGCCCCGGCGAGGCGCGCAAGCTCCTCTTCGCCCTTGGTGTCGTGCGCACGCCATACATCGTGATCATGGATGAACCGACCAACCACCTCGACCTGCCCGCCATCCAGTGCCTCGAGGATGCCTTGATCGACATCCCCTGCGCGCTGCTCCTCGTGAGTCACGACCGCCGCTTCCTCGGCCGCCTCTGCCAGACCGAGTGGCGTCTGCGCCCGTCCGGCGACGCCGTGGATCTGGAGGTCAGGCGCCTCGAGGGCCGCTAG
- the hisC gene encoding histidinol-phosphate transaminase, with amino-acid sequence MSDHECDPRLGCYRPAVFSLEKYVAGTTTEQVRRELGLDDVVKLASNESAWGPSPQALAAITAELRNLWQYPEQSFFDLKEAIAAAHGLTADHVFVGHGSEVIIQVLPQLFCEPGDEVIVADITFGRYAEACKLMLAEIVTVPLRDFGYDLDAVRAAVTPRTKLIWLCSPNNPTGTVVTAAAVRELLDGLPGHATLVLDQAYQEFVDDPAAVDGVELLREGRENLIVLRTFSKAYGLAGMRLGYALVSPRICHLLDTIKEPFNLNRLSIVAGPAALADRAWMEACVAETIAGRELLAVELVRMGFRVVPSQANFVLADVGEDSVELWRRLLQRGVIIRPAAGWGLATWIRVTVGTREQNERFLEALRAESQVLSAR; translated from the coding sequence ATGAGCGACCACGAGTGCGACCCGCGACTCGGCTGCTACCGGCCGGCTGTGTTCTCGCTCGAGAAGTACGTCGCCGGCACCACGACCGAGCAGGTGCGCCGCGAGCTCGGTCTCGACGATGTCGTCAAGCTGGCCTCCAATGAGAGCGCCTGGGGGCCGTCGCCGCAGGCTCTCGCGGCGATCACGGCCGAGTTGCGCAACCTCTGGCAGTACCCCGAGCAGAGCTTCTTCGACCTCAAGGAGGCGATCGCTGCGGCACACGGCCTGACCGCCGACCACGTCTTCGTCGGCCACGGCTCCGAGGTGATCATTCAGGTTCTGCCGCAGCTCTTCTGTGAGCCGGGCGACGAGGTGATCGTCGCCGACATCACCTTCGGGCGCTACGCGGAGGCCTGCAAGCTCATGCTCGCCGAGATCGTGACGGTCCCGCTGCGCGACTTCGGCTACGATCTCGACGCCGTGCGCGCCGCGGTAACGCCGCGGACGAAGCTCATCTGGCTCTGCAGCCCCAACAACCCAACCGGCACGGTCGTCACGGCCGCGGCGGTGCGCGAGCTTCTCGACGGTCTGCCCGGCCACGCGACGCTGGTTCTCGACCAGGCCTACCAGGAGTTCGTCGACGATCCTGCCGCGGTCGATGGCGTCGAGCTGCTGCGCGAGGGGCGCGAGAATCTCATCGTCCTGCGCACCTTCTCCAAAGCGTACGGGCTCGCGGGCATGCGCCTCGGCTACGCGCTCGTCAGCCCGCGCATCTGTCATCTTCTCGACACGATCAAGGAGCCGTTCAACTTGAACCGCCTCTCGATCGTCGCCGGGCCGGCGGCGCTCGCCGATCGTGCCTGGATGGAGGCGTGTGTTGCGGAGACGATCGCCGGACGCGAGCTGCTCGCCGTCGAGCTCGTGCGAATGGGCTTTCGCGTGGTCCCGAGTCAGGCGAACTTCGTGCTCGCCGACGTGGGCGAAGACAGCGTCGAGCTCTGGCGGCGGCTCTTGCAGCGCGGGGTCATCATCCGGCCTGCGGCGGGTTGGGGGCTCGCCACCTGGATTCGCGTGACCGTCGGCACGCGGGAGCAGAACGAGCGCTTTCTCGAGGCGCTGCGCGCCGAGTCGCAAGTCCTCTCGGCGCGCTGA
- a CDS encoding C-terminal binding protein, whose translation MVQTDAAASGRDVEDGVFAASGLPVEFLRSECTCEDDVVAHCARADALLAAYVPLTARVLAELTRCRHIAYLATGYNSVDLDAATKLGIVVTHVPDYCTAEVADHTLGLLLSLGRNIARLQASVRAGEWDYEAAGRPERLSDLTLGIIGLGRIGRAVAARAGAFGLRVVAADPYVDAAAMRVVGATKVELADVLACDIVSLHCALTSETRGIVDAAALARMRPSAFLINTARGGCVETDALVDALRRGVIAGAGLDVVDPEPLPVRHSLRDLPNVVLTPHAAFMSRHADREAREKACRQIVTALRGDTPEHVCNPGVLSLPQCRLRGESAHALR comes from the coding sequence GTGGTGCAAACCGATGCGGCGGCGTCTGGTCGTGACGTCGAAGACGGGGTCTTCGCCGCATCCGGACTGCCCGTTGAGTTTCTGCGCTCGGAGTGCACGTGCGAGGACGACGTCGTCGCCCATTGCGCACGCGCCGACGCACTGCTCGCCGCCTACGTGCCGCTGACGGCGCGCGTGCTCGCCGAGCTCACTCGCTGCCGCCACATCGCCTACCTCGCAACCGGGTACAACAGCGTCGACCTCGATGCCGCGACCAAGCTCGGCATCGTGGTCACGCACGTACCCGACTACTGCACCGCCGAGGTGGCCGATCACACGCTCGGCCTTCTGCTCTCTCTGGGGCGCAACATCGCCCGTCTGCAAGCGAGCGTGCGCGCGGGGGAGTGGGACTACGAGGCGGCGGGGCGGCCCGAACGACTCAGCGATCTCACTCTGGGCATCATCGGGTTGGGCCGCATCGGTCGCGCGGTGGCTGCGCGCGCCGGAGCATTCGGCTTGCGGGTGGTGGCAGCCGATCCGTACGTCGATGCGGCGGCCATGCGCGTTGTCGGCGCTACGAAGGTGGAGCTCGCCGACGTCCTTGCGTGCGATATCGTCTCGCTGCACTGTGCGCTCACAAGCGAGACGCGCGGCATCGTCGACGCCGCCGCGCTGGCGCGCATGAGGCCTTCAGCGTTCCTGATCAACACGGCGCGCGGCGGCTGCGTAGAGACGGATGCGCTTGTGGACGCGTTGCGGCGTGGTGTGATCGCGGGCGCCGGGTTGGACGTCGTCGACCCGGAGCCGTTGCCGGTGCGTCATTCGCTGCGCGATCTGCCCAACGTCGTCCTCACGCCGCACGCCGCCTTCATGTCGCGCCACGCCGACCGCGAGGCGCGCGAGAAGGCATGCCGGCAGATCGTCACGGCGCTTCGCGGCGATACCCCAGAGCATGTCTGCAATCCTGGTGTGTTGTCACTGCCGCAGTGCCGACTCCGCGGCGAGAGCGCACATGCGTTGCGATGA
- a CDS encoding Lrp/AsnC family transcriptional regulator, with amino-acid sequence MSDDFESSQDHSVIRHGSAPRGSVKLDEVDRRIVRLLRRDGRMSYAEVARHVGVSEPTVRKRVQRLVRSGAIFVVARINPAPIGFPIDAVIGIRVARGQVLEVGHKLAAMECVAYVGYLTGSYDLMIEAFLPDTEGLFRFLNDELENLDGILATETWHVLRTEKFNYMWEGEDVGRVPVGDLGEAGDTDA; translated from the coding sequence ATGTCGGACGACTTTGAGAGCAGTCAAGACCACTCCGTGATCCGTCACGGCAGTGCGCCGCGCGGCAGCGTCAAGCTCGACGAGGTCGATCGACGTATCGTGCGCCTGCTACGCCGCGACGGGCGCATGAGCTACGCTGAAGTAGCGCGTCATGTCGGCGTCTCGGAGCCCACTGTGCGCAAACGGGTGCAGCGTCTCGTGCGCAGCGGCGCCATCTTCGTGGTGGCGCGCATCAATCCGGCGCCCATCGGGTTCCCGATAGATGCCGTCATCGGCATTCGGGTGGCCCGCGGTCAGGTGCTCGAGGTGGGCCACAAGCTGGCTGCTATGGAGTGCGTGGCCTACGTTGGCTACCTCACGGGCAGCTACGACCTGATGATCGAGGCCTTTCTCCCCGACACCGAGGGTCTCTTCCGTTTCCTCAACGACGAACTCGAGAACCTCGACGGCATCCTCGCCACGGAGACATGGCACGTTCTGCGCACTGAGAAGTTCAACTACATGTGGGAGGGCGAGGACGTCGGACGAGTCCCCGTCGGAGACCTCGGCGAGGCCGGGGATACGGACGCGTAA
- a CDS encoding ABC transporter substrate-binding protein: MSDHQGFSGGSLERLNAFIQQRPVTRRQALKGAAAIAGLAALGPLASACGSSGTSTTASPSVAASPKMGGHIRSGVSGGSAKDTLDVAVAYYSEPEIAMSWQLYDSLLGFDPDHNLINLLAEEWEANADATEFTVRLKSGLEFHNGKSVTADDVVFTFERLLDPKTGAAGADLLSDLKSGNTKKMDDLTVRFTLEKPNAIFWEALAFFPNGIVPEGYAPKGGKGAIGTGPWIIDNFSPGDQAVFKPNPNYWGEGPYAEKLTMIQFPDSTARLNALLGGTVDHIDLVEGGQASVIQANPDFTLLEAKSGGWEPITMRIDAKPFDDVRVRQAFRLIADRQQMIDQALGGFGWLGNDMYAPYDPGYPTDLPQRTPDIEQAISLLKQAGYDNDLTVQFITSEAIGAGHVPAAQVFAEQAKAAGVTVNVKKVDPNAFWDGYGTYVFSQDYWGTRNFLAQTTLSTQPNAPYNESHWKDAEWQALVDEAFKTSDETKRNELVKQAMTIEYERGGYIVWQHNVLLDAYSNKLTGVIPDTWGQSACKNRYNLMYFT; encoded by the coding sequence GTGAGCGACCACCAAGGTTTTTCGGGAGGCAGTCTCGAGAGGCTCAACGCCTTCATTCAGCAACGACCCGTCACACGCCGCCAGGCACTCAAGGGTGCTGCCGCGATTGCCGGCCTCGCGGCGCTCGGGCCGCTCGCCTCGGCCTGCGGCTCGAGCGGCACCTCGACGACGGCATCACCGTCCGTCGCGGCCTCGCCCAAGATGGGTGGGCACATCCGCTCCGGCGTCAGTGGCGGCAGCGCCAAAGACACCCTCGACGTCGCGGTGGCGTACTACAGCGAGCCGGAGATCGCCATGTCGTGGCAGCTCTACGACAGCCTCCTCGGCTTCGATCCCGACCACAATCTCATCAACCTCTTGGCGGAGGAGTGGGAGGCCAACGCCGACGCCACCGAGTTCACGGTGCGACTCAAGTCGGGCCTCGAGTTCCACAACGGCAAGTCGGTGACCGCCGACGACGTCGTCTTCACGTTCGAGCGGCTGCTCGACCCCAAGACCGGCGCGGCGGGAGCCGACCTCTTGAGCGATCTCAAGTCGGGCAACACGAAGAAGATGGACGACCTCACGGTTCGCTTCACACTCGAGAAGCCGAACGCCATCTTCTGGGAGGCCTTGGCCTTCTTCCCCAACGGCATCGTGCCCGAGGGGTACGCGCCGAAGGGCGGCAAGGGCGCCATCGGAACGGGTCCCTGGATCATCGACAACTTCAGCCCGGGCGACCAAGCCGTGTTCAAGCCCAATCCGAACTACTGGGGCGAGGGACCGTACGCCGAGAAGTTGACCATGATCCAGTTCCCGGACTCCACGGCGCGCCTCAACGCCCTCCTCGGCGGCACCGTCGACCACATCGACCTCGTCGAAGGCGGCCAAGCCAGCGTCATCCAGGCGAACCCCGACTTCACCCTCCTCGAGGCGAAGTCGGGCGGCTGGGAGCCCATCACGATGCGCATCGACGCCAAGCCCTTCGACGACGTGCGTGTCCGCCAGGCGTTCAGGCTGATCGCCGACCGCCAGCAGATGATCGACCAGGCCCTGGGTGGGTTCGGCTGGCTCGGCAACGACATGTACGCGCCGTACGATCCGGGCTACCCGACAGATCTGCCGCAACGCACGCCGGACATCGAGCAGGCCATCTCGCTGCTCAAGCAGGCGGGCTACGACAACGATCTGACCGTCCAGTTCATCACCTCGGAGGCGATCGGCGCCGGGCACGTGCCCGCCGCACAGGTCTTTGCCGAGCAGGCCAAGGCGGCCGGTGTCACCGTCAACGTCAAGAAGGTGGATCCCAACGCCTTCTGGGACGGCTACGGCACATACGTGTTCTCGCAGGATTACTGGGGCACGCGCAACTTCCTCGCCCAGACGACGCTCAGCACGCAGCCGAACGCTCCTTACAACGAGAGCCACTGGAAGGATGCCGAGTGGCAGGCGCTCGTCGACGAGGCGTTCAAGACGTCGGACGAGACCAAGCGCAACGAGCTCGTCAAACAGGCCATGACGATCGAGTACGAGCGCGGCGGCTACATCGTGTGGCAGCACAACGTCCTGCTCGACGCCTACAGCAACAAGCTCACCGGCGTCATCCCGGACACTTGGGGCCAGTCCGCCTGCAAGAACCGTTACAACCTGATGTACTTCACCTGA
- a CDS encoding nitroreductase, with translation MPDTPRPALPIPGDGGIDAVAGETNKENGSMDFESVIHGRRSIRAYKPEPVSEQVVREILDQARWTPSWRNTQAWSVWVVMDEALSRLRAEFQAAIADGAPTGLDLRTTTEWPAACSLRTAQLMATRAASLEAAGEPSDPAAALERMANFFGAPCLIVVGFDDCLAEAYASYDIGAFVQSVCLAAHNRGLGTCIAATIVRYPDLLRRLLPGAENTRMVIAVTLGVPDLEAAANTFVRARADLDEFVSWVR, from the coding sequence GTGCCTGATACACCCCGGCCGGCCCTCCCTATTCCCGGCGATGGTGGCATCGACGCAGTCGCCGGCGAGACGAACAAGGAGAACGGCAGCATGGACTTCGAGAGCGTCATCCATGGGCGGCGGAGCATTCGAGCCTACAAGCCGGAGCCGGTCAGCGAGCAGGTCGTGCGCGAGATCCTCGACCAAGCGCGCTGGACCCCCTCATGGCGCAACACGCAGGCCTGGAGCGTGTGGGTCGTGATGGACGAGGCGCTGTCGCGTCTCAGGGCCGAGTTCCAAGCGGCGATCGCCGACGGCGCACCGACCGGTCTCGATCTGCGAACGACAACCGAGTGGCCGGCGGCGTGTTCGCTACGCACGGCGCAACTCATGGCGACCCGTGCCGCCTCACTGGAGGCCGCCGGCGAGCCCTCGGATCCGGCGGCCGCGCTCGAACGCATGGCGAACTTCTTCGGCGCACCGTGCCTGATCGTGGTCGGCTTCGACGACTGTCTCGCCGAGGCCTACGCGAGTTACGACATCGGCGCCTTCGTACAGAGCGTCTGCCTCGCCGCCCACAACAGAGGGCTCGGCACCTGCATCGCCGCCACAATCGTCCGCTATCCGGATCTGCTACGACGCCTCCTGCCCGGCGCCGAGAACACCCGCATGGTCATCGCCGTAACGCTCGGCGTCCCCGATCTTGAGGCTGCCGCCAACACATTCGTGCGCGCGCGGGCAGATCTGGACGAGTTCGTTTCCTGGGTGAGGTAG
- a CDS encoding molybdenum cofactor guanylyltransferase codes for MPGVTGSDPGAADVVGVLLAGGSGKRLSLDKRYLVLHGQSLLRRNLDFLRERFARVVVSLAEGGHIDFGDAEAVEIVLDACPGRSPLAGIATVLTAVQKPVFAMAVDLARPDAAALERVLAAAAGRDLALPVVSGRYEPTFAVYQPACLPAMRDLLGCGEHRLRALLSRVTVAEVPFSGDDVFRNVNTREDFERARALVDLAPRDAVTAPAAVALVGSAAGEFAPVLREELVRFGLRVAGSVPGGSAWSAADQALGGCAPVVGRADIVLALDRSADLPHRVSAGRAGIGVSVAVGAGRHEARFAAGDAVGPARFLIARLNSLRDY; via the coding sequence ATGCCGGGTGTGACCGGGTCCGATCCGGGCGCCGCGGATGTGGTTGGTGTCTTGCTCGCCGGCGGAAGCGGCAAGCGGCTGAGTCTGGACAAGCGATACCTCGTGCTCCACGGACAGTCGCTGCTGCGCCGTAACCTGGACTTCCTGCGGGAGCGGTTCGCGCGCGTCGTCGTCTCGCTTGCCGAAGGCGGCCACATCGATTTCGGGGATGCGGAGGCGGTGGAGATCGTGCTCGATGCGTGTCCGGGGAGGTCGCCGCTGGCCGGTATCGCCACCGTGCTCACCGCGGTGCAGAAGCCGGTGTTCGCCATGGCGGTCGATCTTGCCCGCCCCGATGCTGCGGCGCTCGAGCGTGTGCTCGCTGCCGCCGCCGGGCGAGATCTGGCGCTGCCTGTGGTGAGTGGCCGTTACGAGCCGACCTTCGCCGTATACCAGCCGGCGTGCCTACCGGCGATGCGCGACCTGCTCGGCTGCGGCGAGCACCGCCTGCGCGCCTTGCTGTCGCGCGTGACGGTCGCTGAGGTGCCGTTCTCCGGCGACGACGTGTTTCGCAACGTCAACACGCGCGAGGACTTCGAGCGCGCGCGTGCGCTAGTTGACCTGGCGCCGCGCGATGCCGTGACTGCGCCGGCGGCGGTCGCTCTGGTGGGCAGCGCTGCCGGCGAGTTCGCTCCGGTTCTGCGCGAGGAGCTCGTTCGCTTCGGTCTGCGTGTCGCCGGTTCTGTTCCCGGCGGTTCAGCTTGGTCGGCGGCCGACCAAGCCCTGGGCGGGTGCGCCCCCGTGGTCGGCCGCGCCGACATCGTCCTTGCTCTGGACAGGTCGGCGGATCTGCCACATCGAGTGTCGGCGGGTCGTGCCGGGATTGGGGTTTCGGTCGCCGTCGGCGCCGGGCGGCACGAGGCGCGCTTCGCCGCCGGCGACGCCGTCGGCCCGGCGCGCTTCCTCATCGCGAGGTTGAACTCGCTGCGAGACTACTGA
- a CDS encoding ABC transporter ATP-binding protein — protein sequence MSLTAEVRVRRGTLSVDVRLEIADGEVVVLLGPNGAGKTTLLRALAGLVSLDGGRVELNGAVLEDVAAGVRVSPERRSVGMLFQDYVLFPHLSALDNVAFGPRARGATRAEARRVAADWLTRVGLADVQRVRPRTLSGGQAQRVALARSLARDPAVLLLDEPLAALDAGARTELRRELRSHLKSFGGTCLVVTHDPVEAVSLADRLVVLEHGRVTQTGSPAEVCAQPRSHYVADLVGLNLFRGEITSGVIRLAEDRHLVAADEGLSGEVFAVVHPRAVVLHRRPPEGSSRNVWQGTPDTLDASGDRVRVRISGSVPLVAEVTAAAVNELELADGGIVWASVKAAEVDVYSA from the coding sequence ATGAGTCTCACCGCTGAGGTGCGAGTGCGGCGGGGGACGCTCTCCGTCGACGTGCGGCTGGAGATCGCCGATGGGGAGGTCGTCGTGCTTCTCGGCCCGAACGGTGCCGGGAAGACGACGCTCTTGCGCGCCCTCGCCGGACTCGTGTCTCTGGACGGCGGCCGCGTTGAGCTCAACGGGGCGGTTCTCGAGGATGTTGCCGCGGGTGTGCGTGTGTCGCCGGAGCGCCGGTCCGTGGGCATGCTCTTCCAAGACTATGTCCTCTTCCCGCATCTCTCGGCGCTCGACAACGTCGCTTTCGGCCCGCGCGCCCGCGGCGCAACGCGAGCCGAGGCGCGTCGTGTGGCGGCCGATTGGCTCACACGGGTGGGGCTCGCCGACGTGCAGCGAGTGAGGCCGCGGACGCTGTCGGGAGGTCAGGCGCAGCGTGTGGCTCTGGCGCGCTCTCTGGCTCGCGATCCGGCGGTCCTGCTGCTCGACGAGCCGCTGGCGGCTCTGGATGCCGGTGCTCGCACGGAGCTGCGCCGTGAGTTGCGCAGTCACCTCAAGTCGTTCGGCGGCACGTGTCTCGTTGTGACGCACGATCCGGTCGAAGCTGTCTCTCTTGCGGATAGGCTTGTCGTGCTGGAACACGGACGGGTGACGCAGACCGGGTCGCCGGCAGAGGTGTGCGCCCAACCGCGGTCTCACTACGTTGCCGACCTCGTCGGACTTAACCTCTTTCGTGGAGAGATCACGAGCGGTGTGATTCGCTTGGCTGAAGACCGCCATCTCGTGGCTGCCGACGAGGGTCTGAGCGGCGAGGTGTTCGCCGTCGTGCATCCACGGGCGGTCGTGCTGCACAGGCGTCCCCCGGAAGGTTCGTCGCGCAATGTGTGGCAAGGCACGCCGGATACACTCGATGCGTCCGGAGACCGTGTGCGCGTGCGCATCTCCGGATCCGTACCGCTTGTTGCGGAGGTTACGGCCGCCGCCGTGAATGAGCTCGAGCTCGCCGACGGCGGCATCGTGTGGGCGTCGGTCAAGGCGGCCGAGGTCGATGTCTACAGCGCGTAA
- a CDS encoding ABC transporter permease: MRRRRRSASAAPAGFVPVAVLAVAFLAVPLMALVVRTPWSRLPEALAAPGVLTALRLSLVCSVGAVVLSALLGTPLAWLLARVSFPGRNVVRALTVMPMVLPPVVGGVALLLAFGRQGMVGQWLQQGLGVSLPFTTLGAIVAEAFVAMPFFVITVEAGLRSMGRRYEDAAATLGAGRWTTFRRVTLPLMMPSLGAGAALAWARALGEFGATITFAGNLPGATQTMPLAVYLALQTNTDAAIALSLVMLVISLVVLVALRARWFPVR; the protein is encoded by the coding sequence GTGCGGCGGCGGCGCCGATCGGCCTCTGCGGCGCCGGCGGGCTTCGTTCCCGTCGCCGTTCTTGCGGTCGCATTCCTTGCTGTCCCGCTCATGGCGCTTGTCGTGCGCACGCCGTGGAGCCGCCTGCCGGAGGCGCTCGCGGCTCCCGGCGTGCTCACTGCATTGCGTCTCTCGCTGGTGTGCTCCGTGGGCGCCGTGGTGCTCTCGGCACTGCTGGGCACGCCTCTGGCGTGGCTGCTGGCACGTGTCTCCTTCCCCGGACGCAACGTCGTCAGGGCGCTGACCGTCATGCCGATGGTTCTCCCGCCGGTTGTGGGGGGCGTTGCGCTCCTGCTCGCCTTTGGGCGTCAGGGCATGGTGGGTCAATGGCTGCAACAGGGCCTCGGCGTCTCGCTGCCGTTCACGACGCTGGGCGCCATCGTCGCTGAGGCCTTCGTGGCCATGCCTTTCTTCGTCATCACGGTGGAGGCCGGGTTGCGCTCCATGGGGCGACGGTACGAAGACGCTGCGGCGACGCTCGGCGCCGGCCGATGGACGACATTCCGGCGTGTGACGCTTCCTCTCATGATGCCGTCGCTGGGGGCAGGAGCGGCGCTGGCGTGGGCACGTGCCCTGGGGGAGTTCGGCGCGACGATCACGTTTGCCGGCAACCTGCCCGGTGCCACGCAAACCATGCCTCTCGCGGTCTACCTCGCTCTGCAGACCAATACTGACGCCGCCATCGCACTCAGCCTGGTCATGCTCGTCATCTCGCTTGTCGTGCTCGTGGCGCTGCGCGCCCGCTGGTTCCCGGTGCGATGA
- the modA gene encoding molybdate ABC transporter substrate-binding protein has translation MIAGSTLRATACAHCGERWRRSLAAAFATLLLVSAFAAGGCGSQASGDETTNLTVYAAASLTSAFTELGEKYMDDHPGTEVAFNFAGSQDLVAQLQQGAPADVLATADTETMEKVANLVGTQRIFAENELTIAVAPGNPLGIESLDDLANPDLKVVLAAPEVPAGAYSAQVLKAAGVTVSAVSLEESVKGVVTKVALGEADAGIVYVTDVTAAAGKVDAVEIPAKFNVVATYPLAVVQASAASEQAQEFVDLVLSADGQAILAKYGFLAAQSQ, from the coding sequence ATGATTGCAGGTTCGACCCTGCGCGCGACAGCGTGCGCACATTGTGGCGAACGATGGCGGCGCTCTCTCGCCGCTGCTTTCGCCACGCTTCTCCTCGTCTCGGCGTTCGCCGCCGGGGGTTGCGGCAGCCAGGCGAGTGGCGATGAGACGACCAATCTCACCGTCTACGCCGCCGCTTCACTCACGAGCGCCTTCACCGAGCTCGGCGAGAAGTACATGGATGACCACCCGGGCACGGAGGTGGCGTTCAACTTCGCCGGCAGTCAGGACCTGGTTGCTCAGTTGCAGCAGGGCGCACCCGCGGATGTGCTCGCCACGGCCGACACCGAGACCATGGAGAAGGTCGCCAACCTCGTCGGAACACAGCGCATCTTTGCTGAGAACGAGCTCACCATCGCCGTCGCCCCCGGCAACCCTCTGGGCATCGAGTCGCTGGACGACCTCGCAAACCCGGATCTCAAGGTTGTCCTCGCTGCTCCGGAGGTCCCTGCGGGCGCGTACTCGGCGCAGGTGCTGAAGGCGGCGGGCGTCACGGTGTCCGCCGTGTCGCTGGAGGAGTCCGTCAAGGGCGTCGTGACCAAGGTTGCCCTGGGTGAGGCCGACGCCGGCATCGTCTATGTAACGGACGTCACGGCGGCGGCAGGCAAGGTAGATGCGGTCGAGATCCCCGCGAAGTTCAACGTCGTGGCGACGTATCCGTTGGCGGTCGTGCAGGCTTCCGCCGCCTCGGAGCAGGCACAGGAGTTCGTTGATCTGGTGCTGTCCGCGGATGGGCAGGCGATCCTGGCCAAGTATGGGTTTCTCGCAGCGCAAAGCCAATGA